One Bos indicus x Bos taurus breed Angus x Brahman F1 hybrid chromosome 6, Bos_hybrid_MaternalHap_v2.0, whole genome shotgun sequence genomic window carries:
- the HNRNPDL gene encoding heterogeneous nuclear ribonucleoprotein D-like isoform X1: MEVPPRLSHVPPPLFPSAPATLASRSLSHWRPRPPRQLAPLLPSLAPSSARQGARRAQRHVTAQQPSRLAGGAAIKGGRRRRPDLFRRHFKSSSIQRSAAAAAATRSARQHLPADHSAAMEDMNEYSNIEEFAEGSKINASKNQQDDGKMFIGGLSWDTSKKDLTEYLSRFGEVVDCTIKTDPVTGRSRGFGFVLFKDAASVDKVLELKEHKLDGKLIDPKRAKALKGKEPPKKVFVGGLSPDTSEEQIKEYFGAFGEIENIELPMDTKTNERRGFCFITYTDEEPVKKLLESRYHQIGSGKCEIKVAQPKEVYRQQQQQQKGGRGAAAGGRGGTRGRGRGQGQNWNQGFNNYYDQGYGNYNSAYGGDQNYSGYGGYDYTGYNYGNYGYGQGYADYSGQQSTYGKASRGGGNHQNNYQPY, encoded by the exons ATGGAGGTCCCGCCCCGACTCTCCCATGTGCCGCCGCCATTGTTCCCCTCCGCTCCCGCTACTTTAGCCTCCCGCAGCCTCTCCCATTGGCGGCCGCGGCCGCCGCGGCAGCTCGCCCCGCTCCTCCCTTCGCTCGCTCCCAGCTCCGCCCGGCAGGGGGCGCGCCGGGCCCAGCGCCACGTCACCGCCCAGCAGCCCTCCCGATTGGCGGGCGGGGCGGCTATAAAGGGAGGGCGCAGGCGGCGCCCGGATCTCTTCCGCCGCCATTTTAAATCCAGCTCCATACAACGctccgccgccgctgctgccgcGACTCGGTCTGCGCGCCAGCACCTTCCGGCCGACCACTCCGCCGCTATGGAAGACATGAACGAGTACAGCAACATAGAGGAGTTCGCCGAGGGATCCAAGATCAACGCGAGCAAGAACCAGCAGGATGACGG TAAAATGTTTATTGGAGGCTTGAGCTGGGATACAAGCAAGAAAGATCTGACTGAATATTTGTCTCGATTTGGGGAAGTTGTGGACTGCACGATTAAAACAGATCCTGTTACTGGAAGATCACGAGGATTTGGATTTGTGCTTTTCAAGGATGCTGCTAGTGTTGATAAG GTTTTGGAACTGAAAGAACACAAACTGGATGGCAAATTGATAGACCCTAAAAGGGCCAAAGCTTTAAAGGGGAAGGAACCCCCCAAAAAGGTTTTCGTGGGTGGATTGAGCCCAGATACTTCGGAGgaacaaattaaagaatattttggaGCCTTTGGAGAG ATTGAAAATATTGAACTTCctatggatacaaaaacaaatgaaagaagagGATTTTGCTTTATTACATACACAGATGAGGAGCCAGTAAAGAAATTGTTAGAAAGCAGATACCATCAAATTGGTTCTGGAAAG TGTGAAATCAAAGTTGCACAACCCAAAGAGGTATATagacagcaacagcagcaacaaaaggGAGGAAGAGGTGCAGCAGCTGGTGGGCGAGGTGGTACTAGGGGGCGAGGCCGAG GTCAGGGCCAAAACTGGAACCAAGGATTTAATAACTATTATGATCAAGGATATGGAAATTACAATAGTGCCTATGGTGGTGATCAAAACTATAGTGGCTATGGCGGCTATGATTATACTGGGTATAACTATGGGAACTATGGATATGGACAGGGATATGCAGACTACAGTg GCCAACAGAGCACTTACGGCAAGGCATCCCGAGGGGGTGGCAATCACCAAAACAATTACCAGCCGTATTAA
- the HNRNPDL gene encoding heterogeneous nuclear ribonucleoprotein D-like isoform X2, whose translation MEVPPRLSHVPPPLFPSAPATLASRSLSHWRPRPPRQLAPLLPSLAPSSARQGARRAQRHVTAQQPSRLAGGAAIKGGRRRRPDLFRRHFKSSSIQRSAAAAAATRSARQHLPADHSAAMEDMNEYSNIEEFAEGSKINASKNQQDDGKMFIGGLSWDTSKKDLTEYLSRFGEVVDCTIKTDPVTGRSRGFGFVLFKDAASVDKIENIELPMDTKTNERRGFCFITYTDEEPVKKLLESRYHQIGSGKCEIKVAQPKEVYRQQQQQQKGGRGAAAGGRGGTRGRGRGQGQNWNQGFNNYYDQGYGNYNSAYGGDQNYSGYGGYDYTGYNYGNYGYGQGYADYSGQQSTYGKASRGGGNHQNNYQPY comes from the exons ATGGAGGTCCCGCCCCGACTCTCCCATGTGCCGCCGCCATTGTTCCCCTCCGCTCCCGCTACTTTAGCCTCCCGCAGCCTCTCCCATTGGCGGCCGCGGCCGCCGCGGCAGCTCGCCCCGCTCCTCCCTTCGCTCGCTCCCAGCTCCGCCCGGCAGGGGGCGCGCCGGGCCCAGCGCCACGTCACCGCCCAGCAGCCCTCCCGATTGGCGGGCGGGGCGGCTATAAAGGGAGGGCGCAGGCGGCGCCCGGATCTCTTCCGCCGCCATTTTAAATCCAGCTCCATACAACGctccgccgccgctgctgccgcGACTCGGTCTGCGCGCCAGCACCTTCCGGCCGACCACTCCGCCGCTATGGAAGACATGAACGAGTACAGCAACATAGAGGAGTTCGCCGAGGGATCCAAGATCAACGCGAGCAAGAACCAGCAGGATGACGG TAAAATGTTTATTGGAGGCTTGAGCTGGGATACAAGCAAGAAAGATCTGACTGAATATTTGTCTCGATTTGGGGAAGTTGTGGACTGCACGATTAAAACAGATCCTGTTACTGGAAGATCACGAGGATTTGGATTTGTGCTTTTCAAGGATGCTGCTAGTGTTGATAAG ATTGAAAATATTGAACTTCctatggatacaaaaacaaatgaaagaagagGATTTTGCTTTATTACATACACAGATGAGGAGCCAGTAAAGAAATTGTTAGAAAGCAGATACCATCAAATTGGTTCTGGAAAG TGTGAAATCAAAGTTGCACAACCCAAAGAGGTATATagacagcaacagcagcaacaaaaggGAGGAAGAGGTGCAGCAGCTGGTGGGCGAGGTGGTACTAGGGGGCGAGGCCGAG GTCAGGGCCAAAACTGGAACCAAGGATTTAATAACTATTATGATCAAGGATATGGAAATTACAATAGTGCCTATGGTGGTGATCAAAACTATAGTGGCTATGGCGGCTATGATTATACTGGGTATAACTATGGGAACTATGGATATGGACAGGGATATGCAGACTACAGTg GCCAACAGAGCACTTACGGCAAGGCATCCCGAGGGGGTGGCAATCACCAAAACAATTACCAGCCGTATTAA
- the HNRNPDL gene encoding heterogeneous nuclear ribonucleoprotein D-like isoform X3, translating to MEVPPRLSHVPPPLFPSAPATLASRSLSHWRPRPPRQLAPLLPSLAPSSARQGARRAQRHVTAQQPSRLAGGAAIKGGRRRRPDLFRRHFKSSSIQRSAAAAAATRSARQHLPADHSAAMEDMNEYSNIEEFAEGSKINASKNQQDDGKMFIGGLSWDTSKKDLTEYLSRFGEVVDCTIKTDPVTGRSRGFGFVLFKDAASVDKVLELKEHKLDGKLIDPKRAKALKGKEPPKKVFVGGLSPDTSEEQIKEYFGAFGEIENIELPMDTKTNERRGFCFITYTDEEPVKKLLESRYHQIGSGKCEIKVAQPKEVYRQQQQQQKGGRGAAAGGRGGTRGRGRGQQSTYGKASRGGGNHQNNYQPY from the exons ATGGAGGTCCCGCCCCGACTCTCCCATGTGCCGCCGCCATTGTTCCCCTCCGCTCCCGCTACTTTAGCCTCCCGCAGCCTCTCCCATTGGCGGCCGCGGCCGCCGCGGCAGCTCGCCCCGCTCCTCCCTTCGCTCGCTCCCAGCTCCGCCCGGCAGGGGGCGCGCCGGGCCCAGCGCCACGTCACCGCCCAGCAGCCCTCCCGATTGGCGGGCGGGGCGGCTATAAAGGGAGGGCGCAGGCGGCGCCCGGATCTCTTCCGCCGCCATTTTAAATCCAGCTCCATACAACGctccgccgccgctgctgccgcGACTCGGTCTGCGCGCCAGCACCTTCCGGCCGACCACTCCGCCGCTATGGAAGACATGAACGAGTACAGCAACATAGAGGAGTTCGCCGAGGGATCCAAGATCAACGCGAGCAAGAACCAGCAGGATGACGG TAAAATGTTTATTGGAGGCTTGAGCTGGGATACAAGCAAGAAAGATCTGACTGAATATTTGTCTCGATTTGGGGAAGTTGTGGACTGCACGATTAAAACAGATCCTGTTACTGGAAGATCACGAGGATTTGGATTTGTGCTTTTCAAGGATGCTGCTAGTGTTGATAAG GTTTTGGAACTGAAAGAACACAAACTGGATGGCAAATTGATAGACCCTAAAAGGGCCAAAGCTTTAAAGGGGAAGGAACCCCCCAAAAAGGTTTTCGTGGGTGGATTGAGCCCAGATACTTCGGAGgaacaaattaaagaatattttggaGCCTTTGGAGAG ATTGAAAATATTGAACTTCctatggatacaaaaacaaatgaaagaagagGATTTTGCTTTATTACATACACAGATGAGGAGCCAGTAAAGAAATTGTTAGAAAGCAGATACCATCAAATTGGTTCTGGAAAG TGTGAAATCAAAGTTGCACAACCCAAAGAGGTATATagacagcaacagcagcaacaaaaggGAGGAAGAGGTGCAGCAGCTGGTGGGCGAGGTGGTACTAGGGGGCGAGGCCGAG GCCAACAGAGCACTTACGGCAAGGCATCCCGAGGGGGTGGCAATCACCAAAACAATTACCAGCCGTATTAA